DNA from Marinagarivorans cellulosilyticus:
ACCGATTCTTCCAGCGATATGATCCGGATCTTCAGGGCCTTTTCCACAAGGATTACCTAGGCAGCCACTTAAGCCGCAAACTGTGAAGGCTAAAAGTGCAAAAATAATAGTCGACAATCTCATTGTATTAAGGGCCCTGCTTGTTATTTATGAGGGATTTATACAGGATATTCGGTGTTTAAAGTATAAGTAAAAATACGTATTTTCAAGGTTTCTAGCTTTGATCCGTTGTAGCGCTGTGGTTGTGCCAAGTTCATCGAGTGAAATGAGTAGCTCTTCTGTTGCGGCTTCTAGCGAAGCCAACAACTGTGATGCACTTATCGAGGAAGGTGCTCGTAACTATACCGGTGGTGCAGTTCTTAAATGTACAACCTGTCATGGTTCGCCAAGCGGTACTGCTACTGATGTCAATACGCCCATCAATATTATCGATGCGCCATATGAACATAAAAAAGATGGTCACAGCGAAGCAGAACTCGATGTGTTTATTGCGAAGTATATGAGTGCCTATTTGCTGGGGGCAAACTCGGTTCAACAGGAATCGGAAGCTGTTGCAGCTTATTTGTATGATGCAGCAGGTTGGGATTGGTGTGCTGATAACACGGAGTCTTCAAGCTCTTCATCCGTCGCGGTCAGCTCATCGTCTGCCCCGACAAATGATAATGCCAAGGTAGTGTATGCCATTAACGTAGGTGGTACAGCTGCGGCCACTTTCGATGGTGTAACTTATGAACCTGCGGGTCCATTAAGCCCACAAGTGGCTGGCGCAACCAACGGCACTAACACTGTTACCGCAAATATTAACGGTACAGATGAAGATGCCCTTTTCCAATCGCAGCGCTATGGTAACTTCACCTTTGAATTACCTGTAACAGCGAGCGAATACAACATTACCTTATACTTTGCAGAAGAGTATGCAGAAGCGGCTGGAACCCGCTTGATGTCTGCAGTTGCAGAAAACAAAACAATAATGAATAACGTGGACTTATTTGATACCCATGGCCGCTTACAGGCGATTACTTACTCGCTTAATGATGTAGGAGTGACTGACGGCAACCTAACCATTGAATTCACTGCTTCAGCAAACCTTGCTACGTTAAGTGGTATTTTGGTGACCAGTGTTGATGGCGCTAAAGGCGAAATTGTCGTTCCACCTAACCCTTGTGACGGTACCGATAACTTCGTTTGCTTGGACTTTGAAGATGTTCAGCAAGGTGATATTCCCAGTGGCTGGAGCTACGATGGGGTGTCGCCAGTAGTAGATACTGCTAAAGCCCGCAGCGGTTCAAAAGCGCTTAAAGCGCAGGGGATGGATTACGGCAGCTCTGGTTATATCACTTATCCCGGTATTCCAAGTAAGCATTGGGGCCGTATGTATTACCAAATGAGTGCGGATTTACAAACTACCAACTATTTGCACATTACATTGGTTGAGCTATTGCCTCTAACCCCCGGCCATGCGGCTCGTGTTGTTGATACTAACTTAGCTAATAACGATCTATCCGCAATGAAATATATCCTCAATGTCGATGCTAATGGTAATGAAGGCGGGCTTGAATCCCCAACTAAATTTAGCTACTACGACGCGGTAGATAAGTGGGTTTGTGTAGAGTGGATGGTTGATCCAGATACCCAAAAAGGTGCTTTATGGGCTGACGGTGAGTTGGCCTACAACGACGTATTGAGGCATCCAAGCCCCAATCAAATACCTTCAGGCAGCTTCGACCAGATCAGCATCGGTTGTGAATAAATTTATACCGTAATTGCTCCCCTAGCGGAGCAATTGTTGAACAATAAAAAAAGAGCCCATTGGGCTCTTTTTTTATGCGTGCTTTTTAGTGGTTTAGCTCTGTTTGTCCGAAAGCTATTTGCCTGAGCTCTGGGGGCCTCAGGTTATCACCGCTCTAATTCGCCTAGAAAAGATAAATAAAGCCGATGCCAACTTCGGCCTCGTAGTTGCTTCGCGCGATTGGGCTATCTCGAACATCACTACTAAAATATTCAAAAAGTGCTTCGCCCTGAATCTGCCAATTCTCATTAATATAATGACGATAAGTGTAATCAATTCCCAGCGAGCGTAATCCACTGTCTAGCGTTGTCTCATCTAAGCCGGAAGCAGCCGCTTGATCTGCGTCTATACCGAAACCTTTATTAGCGTATTCGCTGTCGTGAACAACCAGAACAACATTAAGTTCAGACCCGGTGCCGTCGATCTGCTGACCAAAGCGGCGCCCCAGCCCAAACAACCCAAGGTTTCCGTCACCACCTGTCACGACACGCCCCACCAGCCAATAGCGCCAATCGGAATCGAAAGAGCGACGAACTTGCAGCACCAATTCTGCCCCTTCTTCTTGATCCCCCAAGCCATCCAACCAACCTTCGTCAGAGTCACTTTCCTTGCGCCCTTCATCGAACCCTACGAGCGCTTCAAATAACCAAGTATTTGCACGAACGCCACGCCAACCAAGTGCCTCACCGGCAAAAAAGAAAATGTTATCACCTTTGCGCCATTGCAATCCTCCAGCAGGCTGAACTTCAACCCCAAACTCGTCTGACCCTTCGTAGGCGGTTTCATACTCAACACCTAAACCTAGCCCTAGGCTCCAGCCATCCTCACCTTTTGAAAAATCGTCAACCGAGGGCAAAGGCACCATCGCGGCCTTTATGCCTTGGGCTAGTGCTGATGGCAAAAAAAATCCATTGATTAAAATGATCAATAATAGGGTGTTCAGGTTTTTCATAGCGATACCATTTTCGGTTTTCCTGTTTTCGTTAGCCGCCGCAGACTGAGCAACACGGTTTAAGCGGATATGGGTAACCTGTACGCTCAATAGTATTAAACAGATTAAACGACCACTACAGCCCTAGAATGGCCATTCCCTAAGACGCCCCCACAAGCCTACAAAATCGCCATCAACAGAAACGGTAAACACACAAAAGCCAGTGCATTGGAAACGACGACCATAGCGGCCACTTCTTGTGGATGGTGGTTGTAGCGTAACGCGAGTAGGTAGGTGATAACTGCCACCGGCATGGCCGCTTGAATAAGGACTACATTTTTGGCGAGGCCGGTTAGGCCCAATAGCTGGCAGCTAACTAGCCCAGCCAATAGGCCGCCGCCCATGCGCAAGCCGCTAAATACCACGCTGCGGTGCCACGAGTGAATTTTAAGGGTGGCGAGCGATACCCCCAGTGCTAACGTCATCAAGGGTATGGCGATGCCGCCTAACAAATCGACCGTGTTACTTGCCCAACGCGGTAAGGCCGTTTGCGTTAGCATCAGCGCCACCGATAGCGCCATCGCGTATAGCACCGGCTGCTTGAATATGGCCCCCAAGTGCCGATTTGTGCCGCCCTGTTTAGGTACCACAAGCGCCAGCCCCACGGTGAAGGTGGCTATCATCATGACCATAAACGGGCCCATGGCCAAGGCCAGCCCCGTCGGGCCGAATGCAAATAAGCATAACGGCAGGCCCATATTGCCGTTGTTAGGGAAGATAACCGGCGGTAAATAGGTAGCATAGTCCAGACGCCAAATGCGAATAATCACAGCGGCGGCCAAGCCCGTTAGTAACATGGCCAGCGCACTTGCCAGCGCCACCTCGCCAATCACCGACGGCGCTACATTGACCTTGGCCATGGCGCTAATAATCAAGCAGGGTGTACCAATATTCATCACCAAGCGCGATACAAACTCAGAGGGAAAATTGGGCTGAGTTTTACCCCAAACAAAGCCGGCACCCACGGCAATAATCAGTGGTGCAAGGATAGCTAATAGTTGACTGAGCATAGGTGTGTGAACGAGTTTATGTGAGATCTGTGGGCCAAGCGTAGGCCAGACAAATGGCACAGCGGCTAGTGGGTAGCTGTACTACGCGAGTTGAATACCATACCAGATTAGAATCGCCAATAACGGGGCGGTCCAAAACACGTTGTGCATGCTGGCGTGGCAGGCTTTGACTAGAGGCCAACAAAGCCCAGTGCCGAGCCAGTTAAAGCATAAACATAAGGTGCGTTAGAGTGACTGTCCCTTCAAGTGTTTGTTTCCTTCTTATAACAACACTTCGGACAGTTTTAAGCACCCAAATAGGCCGAAAGTAGTCATGTAGGGTCGCCAGGAAGGGAATAGAATTTTGTTATGTTATTAGGTGTCATGGATAAATTTTGAGATAATTTGGTTTCTGACATCAAACGACCCACAAGATTTACCCATGACAGACCTAGTAAACACTATTTTCA
Protein-coding regions in this window:
- a CDS encoding malectin domain-containing carbohydrate-binding protein, which codes for MIRCSAVVVPSSSSEMSSSSVAASSEANNCDALIEEGARNYTGGAVLKCTTCHGSPSGTATDVNTPINIIDAPYEHKKDGHSEAELDVFIAKYMSAYLLGANSVQQESEAVAAYLYDAAGWDWCADNTESSSSSSVAVSSSSAPTNDNAKVVYAINVGGTAAATFDGVTYEPAGPLSPQVAGATNGTNTVTANINGTDEDALFQSQRYGNFTFELPVTASEYNITLYFAEEYAEAAGTRLMSAVAENKTIMNNVDLFDTHGRLQAITYSLNDVGVTDGNLTIEFTASANLATLSGILVTSVDGAKGEIVVPPNPCDGTDNFVCLDFEDVQQGDIPSGWSYDGVSPVVDTAKARSGSKALKAQGMDYGSSGYITYPGIPSKHWGRMYYQMSADLQTTNYLHITLVELLPLTPGHAARVVDTNLANNDLSAMKYILNVDANGNEGGLESPTKFSYYDAVDKWVCVEWMVDPDTQKGALWADGELAYNDVLRHPSPNQIPSGSFDQISIGCE
- a CDS encoding MipA/OmpV family protein; the encoded protein is MKNLNTLLLIILINGFFLPSALAQGIKAAMVPLPSVDDFSKGEDGWSLGLGLGVEYETAYEGSDEFGVEVQPAGGLQWRKGDNIFFFAGEALGWRGVRANTWLFEALVGFDEGRKESDSDEGWLDGLGDQEEGAELVLQVRRSFDSDWRYWLVGRVVTGGDGNLGLFGLGRRFGQQIDGTGSELNVVLVVHDSEYANKGFGIDADQAAASGLDETTLDSGLRSLGIDYTYRHYINENWQIQGEALFEYFSSDVRDSPIARSNYEAEVGIGFIYLF
- a CDS encoding AEC family transporter; translation: MLSQLLAILAPLIIAVGAGFVWGKTQPNFPSEFVSRLVMNIGTPCLIISAMAKVNVAPSVIGEVALASALAMLLTGLAAAVIIRIWRLDYATYLPPVIFPNNGNMGLPLCLFAFGPTGLALAMGPFMVMMIATFTVGLALVVPKQGGTNRHLGAIFKQPVLYAMALSVALMLTQTALPRWASNTVDLLGGIAIPLMTLALGVSLATLKIHSWHRSVVFSGLRMGGGLLAGLVSCQLLGLTGLAKNVVLIQAAMPVAVITYLLALRYNHHPQEVAAMVVVSNALAFVCLPFLLMAIL